A genome region from Raphanus sativus cultivar WK10039 unplaced genomic scaffold, ASM80110v3 Scaffold2010, whole genome shotgun sequence includes the following:
- the LOC108845350 gene encoding glycine-rich RNA-binding protein 1-like — MEAVVDTVVEMVVDTIVEAVVVVEGDNRGGGDHGGSGGYGGGCNGYQGDNRGGGDSGGVGDYGGGDSGGGGGVYGGDGSSLGQCVCGCCLCGRKSCGWRSRGQSYIDVIRRVVDGLSIVDTKVGIKVEEIV; from the exons ATGGAAGCGGTGGTGGACACCGTGGTGGAAATGGTGGTTGATACCATAGTagaggcggtggtggtggtggaaggTGATAATAGAGGTGGAGGAGATCATGGAGGCAGTGGTGGTTATGGAGGTGGCTGCAATGGATACCAAGGTGATAATAGAGGTGGAGGAGATAGTGGAGGCGTTGGTGATTATGGAG GTGGAGATAGTGGAGgcggtggtggtgtgtatggaGGTGACGGTAGTTCTCTTGGTCAATGTGTGTGTGGATGTTGTTTATGTGGTCGCAAGAGTTGTGGATGGAGATCTCGTGGTCAGAGTTATATTGATGTGATCAGAAGAGTTGTGGATGGACTCTCGATTGTGGATACGAAAGTAGGAATAAAGGTGGAGGAGATAGTGTAG